One segment of Streptomyces sp. NBC_01463 DNA contains the following:
- the proC gene encoding pyrroline-5-carboxylate reductase, translated as MTQTVAVLGTGKIGEALLSGMIRAGWRPANLLVTTRRSERATELHDRYGVDAVTNAEAAKRADILILAVKPQDMGRLLDELSPHLTADRLVISAAAGITTAFIEERLTPGTPVVRVMPNTPVLVDEGMSVISAGSHAITDHLATTEAIFGGVGKTLRVPESQQDAATALSGSGPAYFYFLVEAMTDAGILLGLPRAQAHDLIVQAAIGAAVMLRDSGEHPVKLREAVTSPAGTTISAIRELENHGVRAALIAALEAARDRSRELASGNG; from the coding sequence ATGACCCAGACAGTTGCAGTCCTCGGCACCGGCAAGATCGGCGAGGCCCTGCTCAGCGGAATGATCCGGGCCGGCTGGCGCCCGGCGAACCTGCTGGTCACCACCCGCCGCTCCGAGCGAGCCACCGAACTCCACGACCGCTACGGCGTCGACGCGGTCACCAACGCGGAGGCCGCCAAGCGCGCCGACATCCTGATCCTCGCGGTCAAGCCCCAGGACATGGGCCGCCTGCTGGACGAACTGTCCCCCCACCTCACCGCCGACCGCCTGGTCATCAGCGCCGCGGCCGGCATCACGACCGCCTTCATCGAGGAGCGCCTCACCCCGGGCACCCCGGTGGTGCGGGTCATGCCGAACACCCCCGTCCTGGTCGACGAGGGCATGTCCGTCATCTCCGCGGGCAGCCACGCCATCACCGATCACCTCGCCACCACGGAGGCGATCTTCGGCGGGGTGGGCAAGACCCTGCGCGTCCCCGAGTCCCAGCAGGACGCGGCCACCGCACTCTCCGGCTCGGGCCCCGCCTACTTCTACTTCCTCGTCGAGGCGATGACGGACGCCGGCATCCTGCTCGGCCTGCCCCGCGCCCAGGCCCACGACCTCATCGTGCAGGCCGCCATCGGAGCCGCCGTGATGCTCCGCGACAGCGGCGAACACCCGGTCAAGCTCCGCGAGGCCGTCACCAGCCCGGCCGGCACCACCATCAGCGCCATCCGTGAGCTGGAGAACCACGGCGTGCGCGCCGCACTCATCGCGGCCCTCGAAGCCGCCCGCGACCGCAGCCGCGAACTCGCCTCCGGCAACGGCTGA
- a CDS encoding ABC transporter ATP-binding protein yields MMNSSGAAIEARGLTVVRGSRTVLKGLDFTVEPGRITGLLGPSGCGKSTLMRAVVGTQAKVTGTLDVLGSPAGHPTLRPRIGYVTQAPSVYTDLTVRQNLDYFAAILRPGRRHRDDRRAAVTRAITEVDLTSHADALAGTLSGGQHTRVSLAVALLGTPELLVLDEPTVGLDPVLRRDLWNLFHSLAADRGTTLLVSSHVMDEAERCHRLLLMREGEILADDTPEALRTDSRTDTVEEAFLHLVDAAATRQENAR; encoded by the coding sequence ATGATGAATTCTTCGGGTGCCGCCATCGAGGCCCGCGGCCTCACCGTCGTACGAGGCAGCCGCACCGTCCTCAAGGGCCTCGACTTCACCGTCGAACCCGGCAGGATCACGGGCCTCCTCGGCCCCTCCGGCTGCGGCAAATCCACCCTGATGCGAGCCGTCGTCGGCACCCAGGCCAAGGTCACCGGCACCCTCGACGTGCTGGGCAGCCCCGCGGGCCACCCCACCCTCCGCCCCCGGATCGGCTACGTCACCCAGGCACCGTCCGTCTACACCGACCTCACCGTCCGGCAGAACCTCGACTACTTCGCCGCGATCCTCCGGCCGGGCCGCCGGCACCGTGACGACCGCCGCGCGGCCGTCACCCGCGCCATCACCGAGGTCGACCTGACCAGCCACGCCGACGCCCTCGCCGGCACCCTCTCCGGCGGCCAGCACACCCGCGTCTCCCTCGCCGTCGCCCTCCTCGGCACCCCCGAACTCCTCGTCCTCGACGAACCGACCGTCGGCCTCGACCCGGTGCTCCGACGCGACCTCTGGAACCTCTTCCACAGCCTCGCCGCCGACCGCGGCACCACCCTCCTCGTCTCCTCCCACGTGATGGACGAGGCCGAGCGCTGCCACCGGCTGCTCCTCATGCGGGAGGGCGAGATCCTCGCCGACGACACCCCCGAGGCCCTGCGCACGGACTCCCGTACCGACACCGTCGAAGAAGCCTTCCTCCACCTGGTCGACGCGGCCGCCACCCGTCAGGAGAACGCCCGATGA
- a CDS encoding cysteine hydrolase, giving the protein MEIAENAALVVVDVQQGFEEEAYWGPRNNPSADENIAGLIDAWQSGGRPVVFVRHDSPKPDSPLRVGYPGNGFKAYVEERRGKGGGPELFVTKSVNSAFYGSPDLGAWLGEAGVRQIVVAGIQTNMCAETTARMAGNLGYEVFFALDATYTFDGVGPWGWTLGAEELARATAVSLHGGGFAEVVRSAELIAAAAG; this is encoded by the coding sequence ATGGAGATCGCGGAGAACGCAGCGCTGGTTGTGGTGGACGTACAGCAGGGGTTCGAGGAGGAGGCGTACTGGGGGCCGCGGAACAATCCCTCGGCCGACGAGAACATCGCCGGGCTGATCGACGCCTGGCAGTCGGGCGGGCGGCCGGTCGTGTTCGTACGGCATGACTCGCCGAAGCCGGATTCGCCTTTGCGGGTCGGATATCCGGGAAACGGCTTCAAGGCCTATGTGGAGGAGCGACGGGGGAAGGGCGGCGGGCCCGAGCTGTTCGTGACGAAGAGCGTGAACTCGGCGTTCTACGGATCGCCGGATCTGGGAGCGTGGCTCGGCGAGGCCGGGGTGCGGCAGATCGTGGTGGCCGGGATCCAGACCAACATGTGCGCGGAGACGACTGCGCGGATGGCGGGGAACCTGGGGTACGAGGTGTTCTTCGCGCTCGACGCGACGTACACCTTCGACGGGGTGGGCCCGTGGGGGTGGACGCTCGGGGCGGAGGAGCTGGCGCGGGCCACCGCCGTGTCGTTGCACGGCGGTGGGTTCGCGGAGGTGGTGCGCAGTGCGGAGCTGATCGCTGCCGCCGCCGGGTAG
- a CDS encoding TetR family transcriptional regulator encodes MTPGAEAPGPRRRGRPSRTAATTGPDARTRILAAARTEFAERGYDKTSIRGIAKAAEVDAALVHHYFGTKDEVFAAAIEVSFEPALEIPAILAGGTQDVGERLARYFVAVWENPASRAPLLAVMRSALTHEAAAKVLRGFVLRRLLGRIAEQLDVPDATFRAELAASHMVGIAVLRYVLRAEPLASADPEKIIAMVAPTLQRYLTDPSTGPDGPGTSSPSDK; translated from the coding sequence ATGACCCCGGGTGCCGAAGCCCCGGGCCCCAGGCGCCGGGGCCGCCCCTCCCGCACCGCGGCGACGACGGGCCCGGACGCGCGCACCCGCATCCTGGCGGCCGCCCGCACCGAGTTCGCCGAGCGCGGCTACGACAAGACGTCGATCCGCGGCATCGCGAAGGCGGCGGAGGTGGACGCGGCTCTGGTCCACCACTACTTCGGCACGAAGGACGAGGTCTTCGCGGCCGCGATCGAGGTCTCCTTCGAGCCGGCCCTGGAGATCCCGGCGATCCTGGCCGGGGGCACGCAGGACGTGGGGGAGCGGCTGGCCCGCTACTTCGTCGCGGTCTGGGAGAACCCGGCGTCCCGGGCCCCGCTGCTGGCGGTGATGCGCTCGGCCCTGACCCACGAGGCGGCGGCGAAGGTGCTGCGCGGCTTCGTGCTGCGGCGCCTGCTGGGCCGGATCGCGGAACAGCTGGACGTCCCCGACGCCACCTTCCGCGCCGAACTGGCGGCCTCGCACATGGTGGGTATCGCGGTGCTGCGGTACGTGCTGAGGGCGGAGCCCCTGGCATCGGCGGACCCGGAGAAGATCATCGCGATGGTGGCCCCGACCCTCCAGCGCTACCTGACGGACCCCTCCACGGGTCCGGACGGGCCCGGCACATCGAGCCCCTCCGACAAGTGA
- a CDS encoding helix-turn-helix domain-containing protein: MATTTGTPDATPAAPSRIALVSFPGVRAFDVSVITEVWGVDRTDRGVPPFALHRTAATTAPIPLRGGLTLTPDRTLNWLARADLIVVPGLDDHVTPAPEPVLEALRRAHARATPIAALCGGAFTLAQAGLLDGRRAVTHWNLTDLLRTRHPEVTVVPDALFVHDDNLWTSAGTAAGIDLCLHLVRNTHGAETAATIARSMVTAPFRTGTQAQFIEHPTPQTDRDADTLAAVRAFALTRLAEPHTVAELAARAGMSSRSFARHFQATTGTTPLRWLITQRIAAAQKLLERTDLPLPEVARRTGFGSEITMRQHFATHLGTSPRDYRLAFHRTPAATGVDTPPRHP; encoded by the coding sequence ATGGCCACCACCACCGGGACGCCCGACGCAACCCCCGCAGCCCCCTCCCGGATCGCCCTGGTCTCCTTCCCGGGCGTCCGCGCGTTCGACGTCTCGGTGATCACGGAGGTCTGGGGCGTGGACCGCACGGACCGCGGAGTCCCGCCCTTCGCCCTGCACCGCACGGCGGCCACCACCGCCCCCATCCCCCTGCGCGGCGGACTCACCCTCACCCCCGACCGCACGCTCAACTGGCTGGCCCGAGCCGACCTGATCGTCGTCCCCGGCCTCGACGACCATGTGACGCCGGCCCCGGAACCGGTCCTCGAAGCCCTGCGCCGCGCCCACGCCCGCGCCACACCGATCGCCGCGCTCTGCGGAGGTGCGTTCACCCTGGCCCAGGCGGGCCTCCTCGACGGCCGCCGTGCCGTCACCCACTGGAACCTCACGGACCTCCTGCGCACCCGCCATCCCGAGGTGACCGTCGTCCCGGACGCCCTGTTCGTCCACGACGACAACCTCTGGACGTCCGCCGGCACGGCAGCGGGCATCGACCTCTGCCTCCATCTCGTACGGAACACCCATGGCGCCGAGACCGCGGCGACGATCGCCCGTTCGATGGTCACGGCACCGTTCCGTACCGGCACGCAGGCCCAGTTCATCGAGCACCCCACACCGCAGACCGACCGCGACGCCGACACGCTCGCCGCCGTACGGGCCTTCGCCCTGACCCGTCTGGCGGAACCGCACACCGTGGCGGAGCTGGCCGCACGGGCCGGCATGTCCTCCCGGTCCTTCGCCCGCCACTTCCAGGCGACGACCGGCACCACTCCACTGCGCTGGCTCATCACCCAGCGCATCGCCGCAGCTCAGAAGCTGCTGGAGCGCACCGACCTGCCCCTGCCCGAGGTGGCCCGCCGCACGGGGTTCGGCAGCGAGATCACCATGCGCCAGCACTTCGCCACCCACCTGGGCACCAGCCCCCGGGACTACCGCCTGGCCTTCCACCGCACCCCGGCGGCGACCGGGGTTGACACACCCCCTCGGCATCCGTAA
- a CDS encoding Ppx/GppA family phosphatase: MRLGVLDVGSNTVHLLVVDAHPGARPLPAHSHKAELRLAELLEADGAIGPLGVDRLVATIAGALQAAEDKGCEDVLAFATSAVREASNADTVLARVKDETGVDLAVLSGAEEARLTFLAARRWFGWSAGKLLVLDIGGGSLEIAYGIDEEPDAAVSLPLGAGRLTAGWLPGDPPDPAEVKALRRHVRARIARSVGEFTRFGRPDHVVATSKTFKQLARIAGAARSTEGLHVQRTLSRKALEEWVPKLAAMTVEERGNLPGVSEGRSAQLLAGALVAEGAMDLLGVEELEICPWALREGVILRRLDHLTSTEDEALN; the protein is encoded by the coding sequence ATGAGACTCGGAGTCCTCGACGTGGGGTCGAACACGGTTCATCTGCTGGTGGTCGACGCGCACCCCGGCGCCCGCCCGCTGCCCGCGCACTCGCACAAGGCGGAGCTGCGCCTGGCCGAACTCCTCGAAGCGGACGGGGCGATCGGCCCGCTCGGCGTGGACCGGCTGGTGGCGACGATCGCCGGCGCCCTCCAGGCCGCGGAGGACAAGGGCTGCGAGGACGTGCTCGCGTTCGCCACCTCCGCGGTACGGGAGGCGAGCAACGCCGACACGGTGCTGGCCCGGGTGAAGGACGAGACGGGCGTCGACCTCGCCGTCCTCAGCGGCGCGGAGGAGGCCCGCCTCACCTTCCTCGCCGCCCGCCGCTGGTTCGGCTGGTCCGCGGGCAAGCTGCTGGTCCTGGACATCGGCGGCGGTTCGCTGGAGATCGCGTACGGCATCGACGAGGAGCCGGACGCCGCCGTGTCCCTGCCGCTCGGCGCCGGCCGCCTCACGGCCGGCTGGCTGCCGGGCGATCCGCCGGACCCGGCCGAGGTGAAGGCGCTGCGCCGGCACGTACGGGCGCGGATCGCCCGCAGTGTCGGCGAGTTCACCCGCTTCGGCCGCCCCGACCACGTGGTGGCGACCTCCAAGACCTTCAAGCAGCTCGCCAGGATCGCGGGCGCGGCACGGTCCACCGAGGGGCTCCACGTACAGCGCACCCTCAGCCGCAAGGCCCTGGAGGAGTGGGTGCCGAAGCTGGCCGCGATGACGGTCGAGGAGCGCGGGAACCTGCCGGGCGTCTCCGAGGGCCGGTCCGCCCAGCTGCTGGCCGGCGCGCTGGTCGCGGAGGGCGCGATGGACCTCCTGGGCGTCGAGGAGCTGGAGATCTGCCCCTGGGCGCTGCGCGAGGGAGTCATCCTGCGCCGCCTGGACCATCTGACGTCCACGGAGGACGAGGCCCTGAACTGA
- a CDS encoding HAD family hydrolase, protein MRYELVIFDNDGVLVDSEPISNTILAGYLTELGHPTSYEESLRDYMGAAVHRVHDLVEERGGEKLPADFDDTLHSRIFAAFQRELEPVPGAEDVLGKLVAEGVPYCVASSGSHERIRVGHHKTGLDQWFEEEWIFSAEDVGRGKPAPDLFLYAAERMGVAPERCVVIEDSPLGVEAARAAGMDVYGFTSMMPADRLAGVTGHFSDMGQLPELLA, encoded by the coding sequence ATGCGCTACGAACTGGTCATCTTCGACAACGACGGTGTGCTCGTGGACAGCGAGCCGATCTCCAACACCATCCTCGCCGGCTACCTCACGGAGCTCGGGCACCCCACCTCGTACGAGGAGTCCCTCCGGGACTACATGGGGGCCGCCGTGCACCGGGTACACGACCTCGTCGAGGAAAGGGGCGGCGAGAAGCTGCCCGCGGACTTCGACGACACGCTCCACTCACGGATCTTCGCCGCGTTCCAGCGGGAGCTGGAACCCGTCCCGGGCGCCGAGGACGTCCTCGGGAAGCTCGTCGCCGAAGGCGTCCCGTACTGCGTCGCCTCCTCGGGGAGCCACGAGCGGATCCGCGTCGGGCACCACAAGACCGGCCTCGACCAGTGGTTCGAGGAGGAGTGGATCTTCAGTGCGGAGGACGTGGGCCGCGGGAAGCCGGCGCCCGACCTGTTCCTGTACGCCGCGGAGCGGATGGGGGTCGCGCCCGAGCGGTGCGTCGTCATCGAGGACAGCCCGCTCGGCGTGGAGGCGGCGAGGGCCGCGGGCATGGACGTGTACGGCTTCACGTCGATGATGCCGGCGGACCGGCTGGCCGGGGTGACCGGGCATTTCTCCGACATGGGACAGCTGCCGGAATTGCTTGCCTGA
- a CDS encoding sugar phosphate isomerase/epimerase, with protein sequence MRIPDAKVALSTASVYPESTATAFEIAARLGYDGVEVMVWTDPVSQDVEALRRLSDYHQVPILAVHAPCLLITQRVWSTDPWVKLQRARAAAEKLGASTVVVHPPFRWQRNYARDFVTGIWRMAEETDVRFAVENMYPWRYRDREMLAYAPDWDVTNDDYRHFTVDLSHTSTARTDGMAMVDRMGDRLAHVHLADGKGSGKDEHLVPGRGDQPCAELLERLARTGFDGHVVIEVNTRRAMSTAEREADLAEALAFTRLHLASSAQVPRS encoded by the coding sequence GTGCGCATCCCGGATGCGAAGGTCGCCCTGTCGACGGCCTCGGTCTATCCGGAGTCGACGGCGACGGCCTTCGAGATCGCCGCGCGCCTGGGGTACGACGGCGTCGAGGTCATGGTCTGGACGGATCCCGTCAGCCAGGACGTCGAGGCCCTGCGCCGGCTCTCGGACTACCACCAGGTGCCGATACTCGCCGTTCACGCCCCCTGTCTGCTGATCACGCAGCGGGTCTGGTCCACCGATCCCTGGGTCAAGCTCCAGCGGGCCCGCGCCGCGGCGGAGAAGCTCGGCGCGTCGACCGTCGTGGTCCACCCGCCGTTCCGGTGGCAGCGCAACTACGCCCGTGACTTCGTCACCGGCATCTGGCGGATGGCCGAAGAGACGGACGTCCGGTTCGCCGTCGAGAACATGTACCCGTGGCGCTACCGGGACCGCGAGATGCTCGCGTACGCCCCCGACTGGGACGTCACCAACGACGACTACCGCCACTTCACCGTCGACCTGTCGCACACCTCGACCGCGCGCACGGACGGCATGGCGATGGTCGACCGGATGGGCGACCGGCTGGCCCACGTCCACCTGGCCGACGGCAAGGGCTCCGGGAAGGACGAGCACCTGGTGCCCGGCCGGGGCGACCAGCCGTGCGCCGAGCTGCTGGAGCGGCTGGCCCGTACCGGCTTCGACGGCCATGTCGTCATCGAGGTCAACACCCGCCGGGCGATGTCCACCGCCGAACGCGAGGCCGACCTGGCCGAGGCGCTCGCCTTCACCCGTCTGCACCTCGCCTCCTCGGCGCAGGTGCCGCGCTCATGA
- a CDS encoding ABC transporter permease, with protein MSTTTTPATGTAPLGAARTLATAARVLRQLTHDPRTIALLLLIPVVMITLLRYVFDGSPRTFDSIGASLLGIFPLITMFLVTSIATLRERTSGTLERLLAMPLGKGDLIAGYALAFGAVAIVQSLLATGISVWALGLDVTGSPWLLLLVALLDALLGTALGLFVSAFAASEFQAVQFMPAVIFPQLLLCGLFIARDQMAPVLEAISNVLPMSYAVDGMNEVLHHTEITGNFVRDVVVVAGCALLVLALGAATLRRRTT; from the coding sequence ATGAGCACCACGACCACCCCGGCCACCGGCACCGCGCCACTCGGCGCCGCCCGCACCCTCGCCACCGCGGCCCGCGTCCTGCGCCAGCTGACCCACGACCCGCGCACCATCGCGCTGCTCCTGCTGATCCCGGTCGTGATGATCACGCTGCTGCGCTACGTCTTCGACGGCAGCCCCCGGACCTTCGACTCCATCGGCGCCTCGCTCCTCGGCATCTTCCCGCTGATCACGATGTTCCTGGTGACCTCGATCGCCACCCTGCGCGAACGCACCTCGGGCACCCTGGAACGGCTCCTCGCCATGCCGCTCGGCAAGGGCGACCTGATCGCCGGATACGCCCTCGCCTTCGGAGCCGTCGCCATCGTCCAGTCGCTCCTGGCGACCGGCATCTCGGTCTGGGCCCTCGGCCTCGACGTCACCGGATCGCCCTGGCTGCTGCTCCTGGTCGCCCTGCTCGACGCGCTGCTCGGCACGGCCCTCGGCCTGTTCGTCTCGGCCTTCGCGGCCTCCGAGTTCCAGGCCGTCCAGTTCATGCCGGCCGTGATCTTCCCGCAGCTCCTGCTCTGCGGACTCTTCATCGCCCGCGACCAGATGGCACCCGTCCTCGAAGCGATCTCGAACGTGCTGCCCATGTCGTACGCCGTCGACGGCATGAACGAGGTCCTCCACCACACCGAGATCACCGGGAACTTCGTCCGCGACGTCGTGGTCGTGGCCGGCTGCGCCCTCCTCGTCCTCGCCCTCGGCGCAGCCACCCTCCGCCGCCGCACCACCTGA
- the ilvD gene encoding dihydroxy-acid dehydratase has product MPQLRSRTVTHGRNMAGARALMRASGVASEDIGKPIIAVANSFTEFVPGHTHLAPVGRIVSEAIKAAGAVPREFNTIAVDDGIAMGHAGMLYSLPSRDLIADSVEYMAEAHCADALICISNCDKITPGMLMAAMRLNIPTVFVSGGPMEAGKATLVDGTVRKLDLVNAISDAVDESISDEDILRIEENACPTCGSCSGMFTANSMNCLTEVLGLSLPGNGSVLATHTARKALYEEAGRTVVEITKRYYEQDDETVLPRAIGTRAAFDNAMALDIAMGGSTNTILHLLAAAEEAQLPYGLDDINEVSRRVPCLSKVAPNVAPGGTYYMEDVHRAGGIPALLGELHRGGLLNEDVHSVHSDTLAEWLKNWDIRGGSPSPEAVELWHAAPGCVRSATAFSQSERWDTLDLDAAGGCIRDVAHAYSKDGGLAVLKGNLAVDGCVVKTAGVDESIWTFEGPAVVCESQEEAVDKILRKEIEHGDVVVIRYEGPRGGPGMQEMLYPTSFLKGRGLGKTCALVTDGRFSGGTSGLSIGHASPEAASGGTIALVEDGDRIRIDIPNRSIELLVPDAELATRREALNGVYAPKNRERKVSAALRAYAAMATSADRGAVRDVSKLG; this is encoded by the coding sequence ATGCCCCAGCTGAGGTCCCGCACTGTCACCCACGGCCGCAACATGGCGGGCGCGCGCGCCCTTATGCGCGCCTCGGGCGTAGCGAGCGAGGACATCGGCAAGCCGATCATCGCGGTCGCCAACTCCTTCACGGAGTTCGTCCCGGGCCACACCCACCTCGCCCCCGTCGGCCGGATCGTCTCCGAGGCGATCAAGGCCGCGGGCGCGGTGCCCCGCGAGTTCAACACCATCGCGGTCGACGACGGCATCGCGATGGGTCACGCCGGGATGCTGTACAGCCTCCCGTCCCGTGACCTGATCGCCGACTCCGTCGAGTACATGGCCGAGGCGCACTGCGCGGACGCGCTGATCTGCATCTCGAACTGCGACAAGATCACCCCGGGCATGCTGATGGCCGCGATGCGCCTCAACATCCCCACGGTCTTCGTCTCCGGCGGTCCGATGGAGGCCGGCAAGGCCACCCTCGTGGACGGCACGGTCCGCAAGCTCGACCTGGTCAACGCCATCAGTGACGCGGTCGACGAGAGCATCTCGGACGAGGACATCCTCCGTATCGAGGAGAACGCCTGTCCCACCTGCGGCAGCTGTTCCGGCATGTTCACCGCCAACTCGATGAACTGCCTGACCGAGGTCCTCGGCCTCTCCCTCCCCGGCAACGGCTCCGTCCTCGCCACGCACACCGCCCGCAAGGCGCTGTACGAGGAGGCCGGCCGCACGGTCGTCGAGATCACCAAGCGCTACTACGAGCAGGACGACGAGACGGTCCTGCCGCGCGCCATCGGCACCCGCGCCGCGTTCGACAACGCGATGGCGCTGGACATCGCCATGGGCGGCTCGACCAACACGATCCTGCACCTGCTGGCCGCCGCCGAGGAGGCGCAGCTGCCGTACGGGCTGGACGACATCAACGAGGTCTCGCGCCGCGTCCCGTGCCTGTCCAAGGTCGCGCCCAACGTGGCCCCCGGCGGTACGTACTACATGGAGGACGTCCACCGGGCCGGCGGCATCCCCGCCCTCCTCGGTGAGCTGCACCGCGGCGGTCTGCTCAACGAGGACGTGCACTCGGTGCACTCCGACACGCTCGCCGAGTGGCTGAAGAACTGGGACATCCGCGGCGGCTCCCCGTCCCCCGAGGCCGTCGAGCTGTGGCACGCGGCCCCGGGCTGTGTCCGTTCCGCGACCGCCTTCTCGCAGTCCGAGCGCTGGGACACCCTCGACCTGGACGCCGCGGGCGGCTGCATCCGCGACGTGGCGCACGCCTACTCCAAGGACGGCGGCCTCGCGGTCCTCAAGGGGAACCTCGCCGTCGACGGCTGCGTCGTGAAGACGGCCGGCGTGGACGAGTCGATCTGGACCTTCGAGGGCCCGGCGGTCGTCTGCGAGTCGCAGGAGGAGGCCGTCGACAAGATCCTCCGCAAGGAGATCGAGCACGGCGACGTCGTCGTCATCCGCTACGAGGGTCCGCGCGGCGGCCCCGGCATGCAGGAGATGCTCTACCCCACGTCCTTCCTCAAGGGCCGGGGCCTCGGCAAGACCTGCGCACTCGTGACCGACGGCCGCTTCTCCGGCGGCACGTCGGGCCTGTCGATCGGGCACGCCTCGCCCGAGGCGGCGTCCGGCGGCACGATCGCGCTGGTCGAGGACGGCGACCGGATCCGGATCGACATCCCGAACCGCTCGATCGAGCTCCTCGTCCCCGACGCCGAGCTCGCCACCCGCCGCGAGGCGCTGAACGGCGTGTACGCGCCGAAGAACCGCGAGCGCAAGGTCTCGGCGGCGCTGCGCGCCTACGCGGCCATGGCGACGAGCGCGGACCGCGGCGCCGTCCGCGACGTCTCCAAGCTGGGCTGA